The genomic region CAGGATCAAACTCTCCAATAAAATCAACGCCCGAAGGCGTTGTTGGCTTCTTGGTGTTAGCCTCTGCTCTCCCCTTTTCAAGATCCCCCTGCTTGGGCTTTCGCCCGCGCAGCAAAAGCTATGCTATCAAGCCCCCTCCTTCTTGTCAACACCCCCTAGGCGCTGGATCTCCTCGATGAAGCGCTCCACGGAGTCAAACTCCCGGTAGACGGAGGCAAAGCGGATGTAGGCCACGTGGTCCAGATCCCTTAGAAAGGCCATGGCCTTCAGGCCGATCTCCTCGGAGGTGATCTCCGGGCCCGTCACCTGGTCCTCAAAGGCGTAGGCGAAGCGGCGGAGAACCTCCGGGTCCACGGGGCGCTTTTCACACGCCAGGAGAAGCCCCCTCAGGAGCTTATCGGGGTTGAAGGGTTCCCTTCGGCCGTCCCGCTTCACCACCATCAAAGGCTCCAGCTGGGTGCGCTCGTAGGTGGTGAAGCGGCGGCCGCAAGCCGGGCACTCCCGGCGGCGGCGGATGGCCGCCCCCTCGTCGGAGGGGCGGGAGTCCACCACCCGGGTATCGGGATGACCGCAGTAAGGGCACTTCATGGCACTTCCCTGAGGAGCTC from Thermus tengchongensis harbors:
- the nrdR gene encoding transcriptional regulator NrdR; the encoded protein is MKCPYCGHPDTRVVDSRPSDEGAAIRRRRECPACGRRFTTYERTQLEPLMVVKRDGRREPFNPDKLLRGLLLACEKRPVDPEVLRRFAYAFEDQVTGPEITSEEIGLKAMAFLRDLDHVAYIRFASVYREFDSVERFIEEIQRLGGVDKKEGA